In a genomic window of Zingiber officinale cultivar Zhangliang chromosome 9B, Zo_v1.1, whole genome shotgun sequence:
- the LOC122024693 gene encoding developmentally-regulated G-protein 3-like, with amino-acid sequence MATVMQKIKDIEDEMARTQKNKATAHHLGLLKAKLAKLRRELLAPSSKGAGGAGEGFDVTKSGDARVGLVGFPSVGKSTLLNKLTGTFSEVASYEFTTLTCIPGVIMYRGAKLQLLDLPGIIEGAKDGKGRGRQVISTARTCNCILIVLDAIKPITHKRLIEKELEGFGIRLNKEPPNLTFRKKDKGGINFTSTVTNTQLDLETVKAICSEYRIHNADVSLRYDATADDLIDVIEGSRVYIPCIYVVNKIDQITLEELEILDKLPHYCPVSAHLEWNLDGLLEKIWEYLDLVRIYTKPKGLNPDYEDPVILSSKRRTIEDFCNRIHKDMLKQFKYALVWGSSVKHKPQRVGKEHELEDEDVVQIIKKV; translated from the exons ATGGCTACCGTCATGCAAAAGATCAAGGACATCGAAGACGAG ATGGCAAGGACGCAGAAGAATAAAGCAACAGCTCACCATCTTGGCCTGCTGAAG GCAAAACTTGCAAAGCTACGGCGGGAGCTTTTGGCTCCTTCTTCCAAAGGTGCTGGTGGTGCTGGTGAAGGCTTTGATGTTACTAAAAGTGGAGATGCACGGGTTGGTCTAGTGGGATTTCCCTCTGTTGGAAAATCAACACTATTAAATAAATTAACCGGAACTTTCTCAGAG GTTGCTTCATATGAGTTTACAACTTTGACCTGTATTCCTGGTGTCATCATGTACAGAGGTGCTAAACTTCAG TTACTGGATCTACCAGGGATCATTGAGGGTGCAAAGGATGGAAAGGGTAGAGGAAGGCAG GTTATCAGTACAGCTAGGACATGCAATTGTATCTTGATTGTTCTTGATGCTATCAAACCAATAACTCATAAGCGGCTTATCGAAAAGGAACTTGAGGGATTTGGCATAAG GTTGAATAAGGAACCCCCAAATCTAACATTCCGAAAGAAAGACAAAGGTGGCATCAACTTTACCTCCACAGTTACAAATACACAGTTGGACCTTGAAACAGTTAAGGCGATATGCAGCGAGTACAGGATACATAATGCTGATGTTTCCCTGAGATACGATGCAACGGCAGATGATCTCATTGATGTAATTGAAGGAAGCAGAGTTTACATTCCATGCATCTATGTAGTGAACAAGATAGACCAGATAACATTGGAAGAATTAGAAATCCTAGACAAACTTCCACACTACTGTCCGGTCAG TGCTCACCTAGAATGGAACCTCGACGGCCTTCTAGAAAAGATATGGGAGTATCTTGATCTTGTTCGGATCTACACAAAACCAAAGGGCTTGAACCCAGATTATGAGGACCCTGTGATTCTGTCTTCCAAGAGGAGAACCATAGAAGATTTTTGTAATCGGATTCATAAAGACATGCTGAAACAATTTAAATA CGCACTGGTTTGGGGCTCGAGTGTGAAGCATAAGCCgcaaagagtgggcaag GAACATGAACTTGAGGACGAGGATGTGGTTCAGATCATCAAGAAAGTGTAG